CGGCTCGGCTCCCGTCTCCCGGCAGCTCAGGAATCGGCGGTTGGGAAACCGCCGCTCCTGGATGGGCGATTTCCTATTCGCCCGGCTCGGCTCCCGTCTCCCGGCAGCTCAGGAGCGGCGGTTGGGAAACTGCCGCTCCTGCGCCAAGGATGCCGCCCCTCCTGCGTCTGATATCATTGGCCCATGTTGCTGCGCCGGGCCCGCCAGAGCGAGGCGTTGTTCCGGGACTTCGTGCGCGAACGATTTTCCCTGGAACTGGGGTCCGCCGCCGCCAAATCCCCTCCCCGGATCGAGTTCGGGGACCTGGCCTTCGCCTTTCCCTTCGAATTGGCCCGGAGCCTGCGCCGGGCGCCCCGCGACATCGCCTCGGAGATCGCCGCCAACTTCCCGGTGCCCCCCTGGATGGAACGGGTCGAGGCGGCCGGAGGCTACGTCAACGTTTTTCTGAGGCGGGATCGATTCCTGGCCGATCTCCAAGACTCCCTCTCCCCATCGCCGGAACCGGCGCGCGGCCCGAAGATCATCGTCGAGCACACCAATATCAACCCCAACAAGGCGGCTCACATCGGGCACCTCCGGAACGCGGTCCTGGGGGACACTTTCGGGCGCCTGTTGCGCTCTCGGGGCCATTCGGTGGAGATCCAGAACTACATCGACGACACCGGCGTTCAGGTCGCCGACGTCGTGGTCGGATTCCGGCAGTTGCGGAAGTTGAGCCTGGAGCAGGTCCGGGCGATTCCCGAGCCCTTCGACTACTACTGCTGGGACCTGTACGCCCAGGTCTGCGACTGGTATGGACAGGAGGACTCGCGCCTGGAACACCGGCGCCGCACCCTTCGAGAGATCGAGGAGGGAGAGGGCGAGACCGGCCGGATGGCCGAGCACATTTCCCTCCGGATCGTGAACGCCCACCTGAGAACCATGTGGCGCATCGGCGTCCGCTACGACGTCCTTCCCCGCGAGAGCCAGATCCTGCGGGAGCGATTCTGGGACGAGGCCTTCGACCAGCTCAAGCAACGCAAGGCCATCACTTTCGTTTCGGACGGACCCAATCGAGGCTGCTGGGTGATGCGGCTTCCAGGCGAGAACGGTCAGCCTGCCGAGGAGAAGATCATCGTCCGCAGCGACGGGACCGTCACCTACGTGGGCAAGGACATTGCCTATCAACTCTGGAAGTTCGGCCTGCTGGAGAAGAACTTTCGCTACCGGGTCGTGCACCGTTATCCGGATCGGGACGAAGTCTGGATGACCAGTTCCGACGGAGCCTCCGACGTCGAGAAGGACTTCGGGCGCGGCCGGAGCGTCTACAACGTCATCGACGTCCGCCAGTCCTACCTGCAGCGGGTAGTGGTCCACGGCCTTCGCAGCCTGGGCCACGATGTCCCCGCCGATCACTCCACCCACTTTTCCTATGAAATGGTGGCTCTCTCCCTGAAATGCAGCCAGGAACTTGGGATCGAGCTCTCGGATGCGGATCGCGCCAGACCCTATGTGGAAGTCTCCGGACGCAGGGGACTGGGAGTCAAGGCCGACGACCTGGTGGACAAGCTGATCGAGAAGTCACTCCTGGAAGTGGCCGACCGGCAGCCGGACCTGACCCAGGAGGCGCGCCTGCGGATCGCCACCCAGATCGCCATCGGCGCCCTACGTTATTTCCTCCTCAAATATGCCCGCAACTCGGTCATCGCATTCGACTTCGGCGAGGCTCTGAGCTTCGAGGGAGAAACCGGCCCCTATCTGCAATATTCGGTGGTGCGCGCCAACAACATCTTCCGCAAGCTGCGCTCCCGGCGGGGCGGCGCAGCGCAACGGAATCAGG
This window of the Acidobacteriota bacterium genome carries:
- the argS gene encoding arginine--tRNA ligase — translated: MLLRRARQSEALFRDFVRERFSLELGSAAAKSPPRIEFGDLAFAFPFELARSLRRAPRDIASEIAANFPVPPWMERVEAAGGYVNVFLRRDRFLADLQDSLSPSPEPARGPKIIVEHTNINPNKAAHIGHLRNAVLGDTFGRLLRSRGHSVEIQNYIDDTGVQVADVVVGFRQLRKLSLEQVRAIPEPFDYYCWDLYAQVCDWYGQEDSRLEHRRRTLREIEEGEGETGRMAEHISLRIVNAHLRTMWRIGVRYDVLPRESQILRERFWDEAFDQLKQRKAITFVSDGPNRGCWVMRLPGENGQPAEEKIIVRSDGTVTYVGKDIAYQLWKFGLLEKNFRYRVVHRYPDRDEVWMTSSDGASDVEKDFGRGRSVYNVIDVRQSYLQRVVVHGLRSLGHDVPADHSTHFSYEMVALSLKCSQELGIELSDADRARPYVEVSGRRGLGVKADDLVDKLIEKSLLEVADRQPDLTQEARLRIATQIAIGALRYFLLKYARNSVIAFDFGEALSFEGETGPYLQYSVVRANNIFRKLRSRRGGAAQRNQEGLQEEGQFPIARSSRATGVRRLENRRSKDLGEHPERFADLLGDDQIWKLLLQAGRSEGAIEQSLKTLEMSYLAKHAFSLAQMFNIFYHSHHILSQKDSRKQTCYLAVADTARRAMTRSLALLGIEVPERM